The genomic DNA CCGCTTCGTCACTTTCCGCATTGCCGCCAAGACCATATACAGTCTCCGTAGGAAACGCAATCACTTCATTTTGTTTTAACAAACTAGCAGCTTGTGAAATTTGTGGATAATTCCTGATATTATCCACATACTTATCCACGGACCAATATTGTGTTTTCATTTTCATCCACCTTTTATCCTTAGGGCTAAATACCTGTCACTTTTAAAAAAACATTGGATTTACAGGTATTTAGAATCTATTATCCTTTGAAAGTATAAAAGAAGATAAAGGGGAACACAAGTTTTTATCCACAAATTGTGTATAACAATAGTGAATTCGTGGATAACTTTGCAGAAATATCCACAATTTCACAAAAGTTATGCTTATTAAACAAAAGTTATCCACAGTTAAAAACTTGTTCAAGATTAGAAAATCTTTTCCCACAATTCTACTAGAAAGAATTTAACTTTAACCGGTTCTTCATCTTTTGCTGTATAAAGCGAAGGTTTCTCTTCTTCCTTCTTTTTCGCTTCGCCTTTTTCAGTTATCTTTTCAGCTTTTTCTTCCTTCTTAGATGGCTCAGGTTTCTTATCGGAACTTACTGCGACTCCGTTTGAAAAATCAAGAAAACATAATGGAGGAAATAGTACACACCACCAGTTGGCCCCTTTTCCTTCTCCCAATGTAATTAAAATTGCTTCGTATTCACCGGCCGGATAAAGAAATTGACCATAAAGTTTTGTCGGAAATTGAACTTTAGCAAACTCTGCCTTCACTTTTTGAGAAGAATGCTCTTTTTCCACAACCTCTTGGGCAATTTGCTTAATTTCCGGAAGCCTCGACTTGATAATTCTTCTTGCTTCTTCAATCGATGTTAAATCTTCAACCCATTTTGAAATTTCTGCGTTCACGGCATCTCTCACTTTTCTCTTTAAAGCTTGGTCAGCTTCTTTATCGCTATTGGCGAGGATCCGTAAACGAATGGCTTCTTTTGGAATGACAATCGATTCATCAGCGACCGCTTCCATTTTTGGCATATATAAATTTAAAATCGTTGCAATCGATAATAGAATGACATAAGCGAATGAGATTGTTTTTGTTTTCATTTCCAGCACCGTCCCTTCATAGCCTCAGTGTGGACAAAATGCCAGATTGTTAAACTAGTAAAATAAAAAAAACTAGAAATCTTTTAAAAGTTTTTAATGGGGGGCAAATAAAAACCCCTTACCGTCATGGCAAGGAGCTAGCTGTTGATTGCGGCAAAAACGATCCGGTCTTTGCCGTTTATATCGTTCACTACTTCCACCGCGGCATTCGGGAAAGTCTGTTGGAAAAGCTTTGCAACTGCCTTTCCCTGCCCTGCTCCAATTTCAAAGCCTACAAGCGCTTTTTCGCGCACCACAAATGGAAGTTCATCCATCAACCGTCTATATATATCAAGCCCGTCTTCGCCGGCAAACAAAGCTTGATGCGGTTCATGGTCTTTCACAACTTCGGATATCACGGCCAAATCTCCGACAGGAATATATGGTGGATTGGAAAGAATAATATCGAATTTTTTTCCAGATTCGATAAAAGGTTTTAATAAATCTCCATGCACAAAATGAATAGAGGCACCGAGATGAGAAGCATTTTTTTCCGCAACATGGAGAGCTGCTTCTGAAATATCGGATGCGGTTACCGTTAAATCCGGAAATTCCAATTTCATCGTAACGGCAATTACTCCGCTGCCCGTACCGACATCGAGAAGATCGAGCTTTTTTTGCCCCTGAAAAAATTCTTCCATTCGCTTTAGCGCGCCAAAAACAAGCTCTTCGGTCTCAGGTCTTGGGATAAGGACAGCTTCGTTCACACAAAATGTTCTGCCGTAAAAGTCTTCCGTTCCTGTAATATATTGAACCGGTTTTCCTTTCGCATGAAGCAGAACAGCTTCACGAAAAAGGTTCTCTGTTTCACGGTCCAGCTCATGTTTAAGTTCAGCAAGAAGCCGGGACCGGTCCATTTTTGTATAATGGCGCAGCAATAATTCTCCCGCATTTTCGTCACGTCCATGTTTTTTTAAAAAAGAAGAAGCCCAATTCAGGGCTTCGAACACTTTTGCCATTTTATTCTTCGCCCGCACTTTCCAGTTTCTTAGACTGGTCATCAAGAATTAACGCATCAATCAATTCATCAAGCTTTCCTTCGAGGATCTGATCAAGTTTTTGGATTGTTAAGCCGATGCGGTGATCCGTCACGCGGTTTTGCGGGAAATTATACGTACGGATTCTTTCGGAACGGTCGCCGGTGCCGACTGCAGATTTACGCTGTTGATCGTATTCTGCTTGCGCTTCCTGCCGGTATTTATCATAAATGCGGGCGCGCAATACTTTCATGGCTTTTTCTTTGTTTTTAATTTGTGATTTTTCGTCTTGGCAGGAAACGACGATTCCTGTCGGTATGTGGGTAAGGCGAACAGCTGACATTGTTGTGTTCACACTTTGCCCGCCCGGTCCGCTTGAAGCAAATGTATCAACACGGATATCTTTTTCATGAATTTCTACTTCAACTTCTTCTGCTTCCGGAAGACATGCCACCGTTGCAGTTGACGTATGAATGCGTCCTCCTGACTCGGTTTCAGGAACACGCTGAACACGGTGGGCTCCATTTTCGAATTTCAGTCTCGAATAGGCGCCTTTCCCGGTAATCATAAAAATGATTTCCTTATAGCCGCCCAAACCGGTCGGGCTTGCTTCAATCACTTCTGTTTTCCAGCCCTTCATTTCCGCATAACGGCTGTACATGCGGTATAAGTCACCGGCAAATAGCGCTGCTTCATCTCCTCCGGCAGCTCCCCGGATTTCAAAAATAACGTTTTTATCATCGTTCGGATCTTTCGGCAATAACAGGATTTTCAGCCTTTCTTCAAGATCTTCAATGCGCTCTTCGAGTTCATCAATTTCTTCTTTTACCATTTCACGCATTTCCGGGTCGAGTTTTTCCTCAAGCATCGCTTTAGCATCTTGGTATTGCTTTTTTACTTCTTTATATTCACGGTACGTTTGCACAGTTTCTTGTATATCAGACTGCTCTTTTGAATATTCACGCAGTTTTTTTGGATCATTGACAATTTCAGGATCACTTAAAAGTTCATTTAACTTTTCATAGCGGTCCTCTACAGCTTGAAGACGATCGAACACAGTCATTCACCTCAATTTTGTTCCATAACATTCTAATTATAGTATAGGTGAAAGACACAGTCAAAACGAAATCAAGAATAATTTCTTCCCGGTCAGTAATCAACAAACTTTGGATGATGCCTATGAAGTCACTTTTTAGGCACTTCGTGGTGATGGCGGCAGCGCGGTTCATAAGCTTCGGAGGCGCCGACTAAGATGACCGGATCATCATATGAAGCAGGCTTGCCGTTGATTAATCGTTGTGTGCGGCTTGCCGGTGAACCACAAACGGCACAAACGGCCTGGAGTTTTGTCACCTGCTCGGCAATTGCCATAATTTTAGGCATTTCTCCAAAAGGCTCGCCGCGAAAATCTTGGTCTAAACCTGCAACAATAACGCGATATCCACTGTTCGCCAGCTGCTGGAGCACGTCCACGATTTCACTGTCAAAAAATTGAACTTCGTCAATAGCAATGACATCTACCTCTGAGTCAATATGCTGAAAAATTTCCGTCGAATGGGAAATCGGCGTTGCCGTAAAGGATGTCCCGTTATGGGATACAACTGCTGCCTCGCTATAGCGATTATCCATTTTCGGCTTAAAAACGGCAATTTTTTGTTTTGCAAATAGAGTTCTTCGAACACGCCGGATTAACTCTTCCGATTTTCCAGAAAACATGCTGCCGCAAATGACCTCAATCCATCCGCTTTGCTTCATGACGTACATAGTACGGCCTCTCCTTCCTCGTTCCTGTTAAAAAAGCGCAAGCGCCTTGGTTAGCCCCGACAAGCGCTGGAGGTCCTGCCGGTGAAGTCGCTTTTTGACTTCATTGGCAGGACCGAAGCGACCTCGAGGGGCTAGGCGCTGGAGCTAGACAGCGTAACTAATCTAATAATCCTTTACTAATTTAACAAAATTAAACTTTCTTTAAGATCAAAAAAACCGGCTGCCTTCTTAAAATAAAAGCCAGCCTTCATTATGTAATAATAAAAAACAGGCAAGCGTCGAAACCTTCTTGCCTGTTTTATTCCAATCATTATTTAAGACCGTATTTTTTGTTGAATCGGTCAACACGTCCGCCTGCATCAGCGAATTTTTGACGACCGGTATAGAATGGATGGCACTCGGAGCAAGTTTCAACGCGCACCTCGTCTTTTACAGATCCGCTTTCAAACTCATTGCCGCAAGCACATCTAACCATTACTTTTTTGTAGTTTGGATGAATTCCTGCTTTCATTCTTTTCATCTCCTTCCGCCCTGAATCTTTCGAAACAGAGTTATATGTTACGGCTTCATGAACCGCAATCTTCAAAAAACACTGAACCTATTATAACAACCAGGTCCTTATTTTGCAAGAAAGGATTTTATTTTACATCCTACTGAGAGCGTTTCGCCTTCATTTCTTCGTCAAGCAAAGCGAAAAACTCCTCATTTGACTTAGTTTGCTTTAACTTGCGCAAAAATTTTTCGGCAAAGTCAGGAGTGTCTGACATTGATTTCCTGATTGCCCATAATTTATCAAGATGCTCTTTTGGAATGAGCAGCTCTTCTTTTCGCGTACCGGAACGGCGAATATCGATGGCAGGAAAAATCCGCTTTTCCGCGAGTGAGCGGTCTAGATGCAGCTCCATATTTCCTGTTCCCTTAAATTCTTCGTAGATGACATCGTCCATACGTGAACCGGTATCAACAAGAGCTGTTGCTAGAATTGTTAAGCTTCCGCCTTCTTCAATATTACGGGCAGCTCCAAAAAAACGTTTTGGACGATGGAACGCAGCAGGGTCAATCCCTCCGGATAATGTACGTCCACTTGGAGGAATAACAAGGTTATAGGCGCGAGCAAGACGGGTTATGCTGTCCATTAAAATGACGACATCTCTTTTATGCTCAACTAGGCGCATCGCCCGTTCCAAAACAAGCTCAGCAACTTTAATATGGTTTTCCGGAACTTCGTCAAATGTTGAGCTTACCACATCACCGGCAACCGATCTTTCAATATCGGTTACTTCTTCCGGGCGTTCATCGATGAGTAATACAATTAGTTCAGCTTCGGGATGATTGGTTGTAATGCTATTAGCGATCTCTTTTAACAGCATCGTTTTTCCTGCTTTTGGAGGAGCAACAATCAATCCGCGTTGTCCAAAGCCAACAGGAGCAATTAAATCCAAAATTCTTGTCGATAAATTTTCGGAGGTTGTTTCAAGTTTCATTTGGCGGTTTGGATACAACGGGGTTAATGCTGGGAAGTGAACCCGTTCTTTTGCTGTTTCAGGGTCCTCACCGTTTACAGCTTCTACGTGCAAAAGACCGAAATACCGTTCATTCTCCTTTGGAGGACGCACTTTTCCGGACACTTTATCCCCGTTTCTCAAGTCAAAACGGCGAATTTGTGATGCAGAAATATAAATATCTTCGGAGCTCGGCGAATAGTTGATCGGCCTTAGGAAGCCAAAGCCTTCGGACTGGATGATTTCAAGAACGCCTTCCATGAAAAAATAGCCTTGCTGCTCGGCTCTTGCTTTTAAAATGGCAAAAATCAGTTCTTTTTTCGTTAATTTGCTGTAATAAGATACTTTATATTCTCGAGCAAGCTCGTAGAGTTCTTTTAATTTCATATTTTCTAAGCTTGAAATAGTTAATTCCATTTAGACACCACGCTTTATCATTTTCGATTATTTCCTCCATATGAGTTTTTAGAGATTGGTTTTAAGAAAAGATATGGATGGAAAAGGAAGATAAGTTTTTACCAACTAGAGGGTATTTGAAGACGCTATTTTCTAAAAGATTGCTTCTTTTAGAAAACCTGTGAGTTGCTTGAAGTCTGTTCCCATCAAAAGAAACGTGCATTCAAGGCAAATTGAAAATCATATAGATTACCATATTCATTATAGAACAAATATTTGCGTTTGCAATAGCAGCAAAATATGCAAACAGAACCTTCATATGAATGCTGTTAAATTCGCTAAAACAATTCTTATTTTACCCTTTTCCTTTAAAATTAATCAACTTATTTTTGCCTGGGGGTTTTGAGGAAAAGAAATAGAGGCTCCCTTGTCATCGCAAGAAAAGGGAGCATAATGTAATGGTTTAATAAATTTTTAAGGTTTGATCACTAAGTGAGGTTTCTTTTTCAAGCTGTGGCGGCCTTCGATGAAGCGCACTGTTCCTGATTTTGCACGCATAACAACAGAATGGGTTGAGCCATATGAGCCTTTAAATTGTACGCCGCGAAGCAGTTCACCGTCTGTAACACCGGTTGCTGCAAAAATGCAGTCATCTCCTTTTACAAAGTCTTCCATGCGCAGCACTTTATTGACATCAAGACCCATTTTTTTGCACCGCTCTAGTTCTGCATCATTTTGAGGCAAAAGCCTTCCTTGCATCTCGCCGCCAAGGCATTTCAGCGCTACTGCAGATATCACTCCTTCCGGTGCTCCGCCTGAACCAAATAAAATGTCAACCCCAGTTGACTCAAACGCAGTATTGATCGCTCCGGCAACATCCCCGTCGTTGATAAGCTTAATTCTTGCTCCAGCTTCGCGCAGCTGGGCAATAATATGCGCGTGCCGCGGACGATTTAACACTGTTGCCACTAAATCTTCAATATCTTTGTTTTTTGCTTTTGCGACCGCTTTCAAATTATCCAATACGGGTGCATTAATATCGATCATTCCAACGGCTTCAGGACCTACTGCAATTTTATCCATATACATATCGGGTGCATGAAGCAGGTTTCCATTATCAGCTACGGCTAGAATGGCAAGGGCATTCCATCCTCCTGATGCGACAATATTGGTGCCTTCAAGCGGATCAACGGCAATGTCTACCCGCGGTCCATAGCCGGTGCCGAGCTTTTCGCCTATATAAAGCATCGGAGCCTCATCCATTTCTCCTTCACCAATTACAACAGTCCCTTTCATTGGCACCGTATCAAAAACATCTCTCATTGCCGATGTTGCCGCTTCGTCAGCTTCATCTTTTTTTCCACGGCCCATCCAGCGAGCCGAAGCAAGGGCCGCGGCTTCGGTAACACGGACAAGCTCCATTGTTAAACTTCTTTCCATTAGAAAGTTCCTCCCATGTTGTTCATTCTAGTCAGTCGTTTTGGAAGAACCAGATCAAGCATTTTCCATTTGTTCTTTTTCTTCCTGGCTTAAGTCTTCTCGCCATACCGTCGCACCGAGACCATTTAGTTTTTCCACAAGGTGGCTGTAACCCCTGTCGATATGCTCAATGCCGGTTATTTCTGTAATCCCTTCTGCCATAAGACCGGCTATGACAAGAGCAGCGCCAGCCCTGAGGTCACTGGCTTTCACTTTTGCCCCTTGAAGACGCACAGGCCCGTTTACAATTGCTGAACGGCCTTCCACTTTAATGTTAGCATTCATTCTTCTGAGTTCGTCAATATGTTTAAATCGGGCGCTATAAATTGTATCTGTGACGACACTGGTTCCTTCTGCTTTCGTAAGCAAAGATGTAAAAGGCTGTTGAAGATCTGTCGGGAAACCCGGATAGACAAGCGTCTTAATATCAACTGCTTTTAATTTTTGCGCAGGAGCAACAAAAACTTGGTCATCCCCGGACTCGATCTCCACACCCATTTCCCTTAGTTTGGCAATAAGCGATTCAAGATGGTTTGGAATCACATTATCAATAAGGATCCCATTTCCGACAGCGGCTCCAAGAATCAGGTACGTACCAGCTTCAATCCGATCAGGTATGATTGTATGCCGGCAGCCATGAAGATGGTCCACTCCGTCAATGCGAATAACGTCCGTTCCGGCACCTTTAATTTTCGCGCCCATATTGGTCAGCAAAGTTGCTACGTCAATGATTTCCGGTTCCTTTGCAGCATTTTCGATGATCGTCCGACCTTTTGCGCGGACAGCAGCAAGCATAATATTTATGGTTGCCCCTACACTGACAACATCTAAATAGATTCGGGCTCCCTTAAGTTCATCGGCTCGCAAATAGATGGCACCTTGCTCATTTGTAACCTTTGCCCCTAGCGCTTCAAATCCTTTTATATGCTGGTCGATTGGGCGCGGCCCTAGATAGCACCCGCCAGGCAGGCCAATCACTGCTTTTTTAAAGCGGCCCAGCATTGCACCCATTAAATAATATGATGCTCTCAGCTTTTTCACTTTTCCATTCGGCAAAGGCATAGAAATCATGGAAGATGGATCGACAGTCATTTCATTATTGGCGAATTCAACTTTCCCGCCAATTTCCTCAAGCAAAGCCTTTAAAATTTGAACATCCGAAATATCAGGCAAACCCTCAATGGTTACAGGAGAATCCGCTAAAATAGTTGCGGGAATCAATGCAACTGCACTGTTTTTTGCACCGCTTATACGAACAGTTCCTTTTAACGGATAACCGCCTGCGATCTTAAGCTTTTCCATTATTGACTCCCTTCTGCCTTGCACATTTATTGGCGTAATTTTCCATCAAAATAAGATATATTCCGACAGTTTGTTCTAACGTATAGTTTACACGAAATGACAGAATTACATGTATGGAAAAACCAAAAAATTTTTAATTAAAAAATTTTCCTGATCGGATGAGCTGAGATATCATTCATCAAGTTTATTTCCCGCGTTTATTCCAGTCTTCTAAAAAAGCTTCAATCCCTTTATCTGTTAATGGGTGTTTACATAATTTAAGAATGACTTTGTAAGGCACAGTCGCAATATGAGCCCCTCTTAGCGCCGCTTCGGTCACATGCTGCGGGTGGCGAATGGATGCCGCAATGATTTCAGTTTTAATCTGGTGAATCGCAAAGATTTCAGCAATTGTCGAAATTAACTCAAGACCGTTATGTCCTATGTCATCCAACCGTCCTAAGAATGGCGAAACATATGTTGCACCTGCGCGTGCAGCAAGCAAAGCCTGGTTGGCACTGAATATAAGGGTCACGTTTGTTTCAATGCCTTCTTTTGACAATGCATGAACTGCTTTTAAGCCTTCTTGAGTCATCGGCAGTTTCACTGTGATATTCGGAGCAATCGCAGCGAGTTCTTTTCCTTCCTTGATCATTCCTTCCGCATCAAGAGCAATGACTTCAGCACTGACAGAACCGGGTACAAGCTCTGCAATTTCACGCAGCCGGTCATGAAAATTAACGTTCTTTTCTTTTGCAACAAGTGATGGGTTTGTCGTTACACCTGATAAAATTCCTAAAGAATAAGCCTCGCGAATTTCATCAATGTTAGCTGAATCAATAAAGAATTTAATAATTACTCCTCCTTTATTTGGTTGGAAAACTGTATTAAATTATGACACTTTATAAATTTTGTTACATAAACTAGTATTCGACGAAATTTTTAATAAACTTGCAAAAATGAATTGAAACCGCCATGTCAGGGGCGGTTTCAAGCTTATATAATTGCTTCGATTACGCTTTTCCGGAAGAACCGAACTCGCGCATTTTGCCGATGACTGTTTCTTTAATCGCATCACGAGCAGGGCCCAAATATTTACGCGGATCGTACATATTTGGATTTTCTGCCAGAACTTCACGGACTTTCTTTGCCGAAGCAATTTGGTTCTCTGTATTTACGTTAATTTTTGCAGTTCCGAGGGATATCGCTCTTTGGATATCCTTTGTTGGAATTCCTGTACCGCCATGCAATACTAAAGGAACACCAGTGATTCTTCCAATTTCCTCCATTTCTTTAAAACCAAGATTTGGCTCACCTTTGTAAGGGCCGTGGACAGAACCCAATGCAGGTGCAAGGCAATCGATTCCTGTTCTTTTTACAAGTTCTTCACACTCTTTTGGATCTGCGTAAATAACTCCATCTGCGATTACGTCATCCTCTTGGCCGCCAACCGTTCCAAGCTCTGCTTCAACAGAAACGCCTCTCGCATGAGCATATTCTACTACTTTTTTAGTCACTTCTACGTTCTCTTCAAAAGGATGATGTGAAGCATCGATCATAACGGAAGTAAAACCTGCATCGATCACTTCTTTACATTTTTCGAAACTTGAACCGTGATCAAGGTGAATCGCTACCGGAACCGTAATTTTGTAATCTTCCATTAATCCTTTTACCATGTTAACAACGGTTTTAAAACCGCCCATATAGCGGCCGGCGCCTTCAGAAACTCCTAAAATGACTGGAGACTTTTCTTCTTCTGCAGCTAGAAGGATGGCTTGAGTAAACTCAAGATTATTTAAGTTAAATTGACCTACAGCGTAGCCTTCTGCTTTTGCTTTATTCAGCATTTCCGTCATTGAAACTAAGGGCATTTTTTTTCCTCCTCGATAAGAGGATCGCTTTCATTTCAACCATTCGATCCATATAAAGGTTTCCCTGGATTATATTTGATTATGTACCTTTTGTGACTCAGTCAAAACGAAATGACGATCCTTTGGAATTCCACTTGTATAATACCAAAAAGAAAATAGAAATGCTATTAATCAATTGCTTTTTTCAAATTATTCAAATATTCAGCGAATTGCAATCGCTCACATCTTTTCTGTGGATGTTTAGTTTGTTGAAATCGGTATATATTTTTTCACTGCCGCTCGAATATCATCAATGTCAAACGGCTTTGCAAAATGAGTGAGAGCTCCCAATTCTTTTGCTTCCTGAATCATATCCAATTCGCCGTAGGCCGTCATAATAATGACTCTGATATCAGGGTCAATGACTTTCATTCTTTTTAATATTTCGATTCCATCCATTCCGGGTATTTTCATATCTAAAAGGACTAGATCCGGGGAGTACTTGGTGACAATTTCAAGAGCGTGGACTCCGTTGGCAGCCTGATATGTGTCATATCCTTCTTTTTGCAGCACTTCATTTAACAGTATTCGTATACCAAACTGATCATCGACAATTAGCACTTTGCCTTTCATAAGCTCACCTTCCCATTATCTATTTTTACGCTTGTCTTATAAATCATAGCGAATTGTTTCCGGAAATATATGTATACAAGATATATTCTATTTTTTTGTGATGATTCCTGCCATTTATAGAGGCTATTTTTTCTAATCGGATTTAAATTTTACCAGCCCCTAAAAAAATTCTATAATGAAAGAGAAATTTTTTGAACCTGCATACGATGGAGGCGAATACATTGCTAAAAATGTTTTCCACCCAATTAACAGGGCTTTTTAATAGAATTCAGGACAAAGAAGAGTTCTCAATTGAGGATGGAGCCCGCTTGCTTGCCCAGGCAGCTGTCGGCGACGGATCTATTTATATTTGCGGATTAAAAGAAATGGCTGCCGTTGAAGCGGAAGCGACAGAGGGTGCTGAACCTTTGGTCTCTGCAAAAAAGTGGACTGCGCTTGATGAAATAC from Bacillus methanolicus MGA3 includes the following:
- a CDS encoding class II fructose-bisphosphate aldolase, translating into MPLVSMTEMLNKAKAEGYAVGQFNLNNLEFTQAILLAAEEEKSPVILGVSEGAGRYMGGFKTVVNMVKGLMEDYKITVPVAIHLDHGSSFEKCKEVIDAGFTSVMIDASHHPFEENVEVTKKVVEYAHARGVSVEAELGTVGGQEDDVIADGVIYADPKECEELVKRTGIDCLAPALGSVHGPYKGEPNLGFKEMEEIGRITGVPLVLHGGTGIPTKDIQRAISLGTAKINVNTENQIASAKKVREVLAENPNMYDPRKYLGPARDAIKETVIGKMREFGSSGKA
- the prfA gene encoding peptide chain release factor 1 yields the protein MFDRLQAVEDRYEKLNELLSDPEIVNDPKKLREYSKEQSDIQETVQTYREYKEVKKQYQDAKAMLEEKLDPEMREMVKEEIDELEERIEDLEERLKILLLPKDPNDDKNVIFEIRGAAGGDEAALFAGDLYRMYSRYAEMKGWKTEVIEASPTGLGGYKEIIFMITGKGAYSRLKFENGAHRVQRVPETESGGRIHTSTATVACLPEAEEVEVEIHEKDIRVDTFASSGPGGQSVNTTMSAVRLTHIPTGIVVSCQDEKSQIKNKEKAMKVLRARIYDKYRQEAQAEYDQQRKSAVGTGDRSERIRTYNFPQNRVTDHRIGLTIQKLDQILEGKLDELIDALILDDQSKKLESAGEE
- a CDS encoding UDP-N-acetylglucosamine 1-carboxyvinyltransferase, which encodes MEKLKIAGGYPLKGTVRISGAKNSAVALIPATILADSPVTIEGLPDISDVQILKALLEEIGGKVEFANNEMTVDPSSMISMPLPNGKVKKLRASYYLMGAMLGRFKKAVIGLPGGCYLGPRPIDQHIKGFEALGAKVTNEQGAIYLRADELKGARIYLDVVSVGATINIMLAAVRAKGRTIIENAAKEPEIIDVATLLTNMGAKIKGAGTDVIRIDGVDHLHGCRHTIIPDRIEAGTYLILGAAVGNGILIDNVIPNHLESLIAKLREMGVEIESGDDQVFVAPAQKLKAVDIKTLVYPGFPTDLQQPFTSLLTKAEGTSVVTDTIYSARFKHIDELRRMNANIKVEGRSAIVNGPVRLQGAKVKASDLRAGAALVIAGLMAEGITEITGIEHIDRGYSHLVEKLNGLGATVWREDLSQEEKEQMENA
- the rpmE gene encoding 50S ribosomal protein L31, with protein sequence MKAGIHPNYKKVMVRCACGNEFESGSVKDEVRVETCSECHPFYTGRQKFADAGGRVDRFNKKYGLK
- the spoIIR gene encoding stage II sporulation protein R codes for the protein MKTKTISFAYVILLSIATILNLYMPKMEAVADESIVIPKEAIRLRILANSDKEADQALKRKVRDAVNAEISKWVEDLTSIEEARRIIKSRLPEIKQIAQEVVEKEHSSQKVKAEFAKVQFPTKLYGQFLYPAGEYEAILITLGEGKGANWWCVLFPPLCFLDFSNGVAVSSDKKPEPSKKEEKAEKITEKGEAKKKEEEKPSLYTAKDEEPVKVKFFLVELWEKIF
- a CDS encoding thymidine kinase, giving the protein MYVMKQSGWIEVICGSMFSGKSEELIRRVRRTLFAKQKIAVFKPKMDNRYSEAAVVSHNGTSFTATPISHSTEIFQHIDSEVDVIAIDEVQFFDSEIVDVLQQLANSGYRVIVAGLDQDFRGEPFGEMPKIMAIAEQVTKLQAVCAVCGSPASRTQRLINGKPASYDDPVILVGASEAYEPRCRHHHEVPKK
- the rho gene encoding transcription termination factor Rho codes for the protein MELTISSLENMKLKELYELAREYKVSYYSKLTKKELIFAILKARAEQQGYFFMEGVLEIIQSEGFGFLRPINYSPSSEDIYISASQIRRFDLRNGDKVSGKVRPPKENERYFGLLHVEAVNGEDPETAKERVHFPALTPLYPNRQMKLETTSENLSTRILDLIAPVGFGQRGLIVAPPKAGKTMLLKEIANSITTNHPEAELIVLLIDERPEEVTDIERSVAGDVVSSTFDEVPENHIKVAELVLERAMRLVEHKRDVVILMDSITRLARAYNLVIPPSGRTLSGGIDPAAFHRPKRFFGAARNIEEGGSLTILATALVDTGSRMDDVIYEEFKGTGNMELHLDRSLAEKRIFPAIDIRRSGTRKEELLIPKEHLDKLWAIRKSMSDTPDFAEKFLRKLKQTKSNEEFFALLDEEMKAKRSQ
- a CDS encoding response regulator, which codes for MKGKVLIVDDQFGIRILLNEVLQKEGYDTYQAANGVHALEIVTKYSPDLVLLDMKIPGMDGIEILKRMKVIDPDIRVIIMTAYGELDMIQEAKELGALTHFAKPFDIDDIRAAVKKYIPISTN
- the prmC gene encoding peptide chain release factor N(5)-glutamine methyltransferase; the protein is MAKVFEALNWASSFLKKHGRDENAGELLLRHYTKMDRSRLLAELKHELDRETENLFREAVLLHAKGKPVQYITGTEDFYGRTFCVNEAVLIPRPETEELVFGALKRMEEFFQGQKKLDLLDVGTGSGVIAVTMKLEFPDLTVTASDISEAALHVAEKNASHLGASIHFVHGDLLKPFIESGKKFDIILSNPPYIPVGDLAVISEVVKDHEPHQALFAGEDGLDIYRRLMDELPFVVREKALVGFEIGAGQGKAVAKLFQQTFPNAAVEVVNDINGKDRIVFAAINS
- the glpX gene encoding class II fructose-bisphosphatase — its product is MERSLTMELVRVTEAAALASARWMGRGKKDEADEAATSAMRDVFDTVPMKGTVVIGEGEMDEAPMLYIGEKLGTGYGPRVDIAVDPLEGTNIVASGGWNALAILAVADNGNLLHAPDMYMDKIAVGPEAVGMIDINAPVLDNLKAVAKAKNKDIEDLVATVLNRPRHAHIIAQLREAGARIKLINDGDVAGAINTAFESTGVDILFGSGGAPEGVISAVALKCLGGEMQGRLLPQNDAELERCKKMGLDVNKVLRMEDFVKGDDCIFAATGVTDGELLRGVQFKGSYGSTHSVVMRAKSGTVRFIEGRHSLKKKPHLVIKP
- the fsa gene encoding fructose-6-phosphate aldolase, encoding MKFFIDSANIDEIREAYSLGILSGVTTNPSLVAKEKNVNFHDRLREIAELVPGSVSAEVIALDAEGMIKEGKELAAIAPNITVKLPMTQEGLKAVHALSKEGIETNVTLIFSANQALLAARAGATYVSPFLGRLDDIGHNGLELISTIAEIFAIHQIKTEIIAASIRHPQHVTEAALRGAHIATVPYKVILKLCKHPLTDKGIEAFLEDWNKRGK